A window of Devosia chinhatensis genomic DNA:
CTCGCGCGTCGGCAGGCGGTCGGCAACGGGCAGGCGCGGCCGCTTGGGCCCGGAAGTATTTTTTGTTTTGGGTGTCTTGGCCATGTGTCGCGGCTTTGGGAAATTCCACCCTATGTAGGGGATCGGACCGTCTTTGCCAAATCGGCTCGCGGCCCTGGCTTATGCCGGCCAGAACGCGATCCCTGTGTGCACGTTCCGCTTTTTCCTTGTGGCATGGGCGCCCTTGACGCTACTCCTGCTCGAAAAGGGAGGCCGTAGACCATGCCCGTCGAGTTCCTGTCGCTCCTGCTTGCCCTGGTGCTGGGCTACCTATCCGGCTCCATTCCGTTCGGCCTTATTCTCACCCGCGCCGCCGGCCTGGGGGATATCCGCAAGATCGGCTCGGGCAATATCGGCGCCACCAATGTCCTGCGCACCGGCAATCGCAAGGTTGCCGCCGCCACTCTTGTGCTCGATGCGCTCAAGGCCGTGGTGCCTATCCTTCTGGCCCGCTATTTCTGGGGCGAGGATGCGGCCCGCCTGGCGGCGCTCGGCGCTTTTCTCGGCCATTGTTTCCCCGTCTGGCTCGGCTTCAAGGGCGGCAAGGGTGTGGCAGTGATGATCGGTTCGCTCCTCGCCCTGGCCTGGCCCGTGGGGCTCATCTTCTGCGCGGTGTGGCTGCTCATCGCCTTTGCCCGCAAGATGTCCTCGCTGGCTGCCCTTACCGCTGCGGCCACGGCCCCGATCTTTGCCTATGTGCTGGGCAGCGAGCGCCTCGCGATCGTTGTGCTGGGTCTGGCTCTGCTGCTCTTTTTCCAGCACCGTGAAAACATTGCCCGCCTGCTCAAGGGCACCGAGCCGACCATCGGCGGCAGCAAGAAGGCCGGGTGACGATGCCGGGGCGGGGGACCACGACACTCACGCCCGCCCAGCGCCTCGCCTGGTTGCGGCTGGTCCGCACCGACAATGTCGGCCCGGTCACCTTCCGCCAATTGCTCAACCGTTTCGGCTCGGCCGAAGAAGCGATCGCCGCCTTGCCCGATCTCAGCAAGCGCGCTGGCCGCCCGCTCAACGTCATCAGTCAGGCCCGCGCCGAGGATGAGATTGCCGGCCTGTCGCGCTATGGCGCGCGCCTCGTGGCCCAAGGCGAGCCCGATTACCCCTCCCATCTCAATTACATTTCCGGGGCGCCACCGCTGATCACCATGGCCGGTGGCGAAAGGCTCGACTGGCAGCGCAGCATCGGCATCGTGGGCGCACGCACCGCCTCTTCGGCCGGGGTCAAGATGACGCGCATCCTCGCCACCGACCTGGGCGCCAAGGGATACGTCGTCGTCTCGGGTCTCGCGCGGGGCATCGATACCGCCGCCCATCGCGCCGCGCTCGAAACCGGCACCATCGCGGTTCTGGCCGGGGGCTTCGACCGCATCTATCCCGACGAGAACATCCCGCTGGCCCATGACATCCTCGACAATGGCGGCGCGCTACTCACCGAAATGCCTCTCGGCTGGGAGCCGCGCGCCAGGGATTTCCCGAGGCGTAACCGGCTGGTTTCAGGTCTGTCCCTGGGGATCGTCGTCGTCGAGGCCGCCAAAAGGTCGGGTTCGCTCATCACCGCGCGCCTGGCGCTCGAGCAGAACCGCGAGGTCTTCGCCGTGCCCGGCTCGCCTTTGGACCCGCGCGCCGAGGGAGGCAATGCGCTCATCCAGCAGGGCGCGCGCCTCATCACCTGCGCCGAGGACATCATCGAGGGCCTGGGCAATGCCGATCCGTCGCGCACCGCCCTGTTCGATCCAGAATGGCGTCCGCCCGAGGCGTTGATGGCCGATGCTGCCCCCCTGGCCGAGACCGACAAGGCTCGGGTTCTCGAAGCCCTGTCCACGACCCCTGTGGAAGTCGATGAACTCCTGGCCCAGACCGGGATTGCCCCGACCGCCATGCAGATCGTTCTGCTCGAACTCGACCTTGCCGGCCAGATCGAATGGTCCAGCGGTCAGCTGGTCGGATTGCGTCACACCTAGCGGCTAGAGAAAGACCGGCTCTTCGTGCAGGCTGACGCCGAACCGGGCGCGCACGCTGTCTTTCACATACGCGGCCAGCGCCGCCACGTCGGCCTGCTGGCCACCCCCATGATTGACTACCACGAGAGCGTGCCGATCCGACATGCCCACCGGTCCCATACGAAAACCCTTGAGCCCGCTCTGTTCGATCAGCCAGCCGGCAGAGAGTTTCGTGCGGCCGTCGGCCTGCGGATAATTGGGCGCGGTCGGCGTTTCGGCCAGTACGCGTTGCGCCGCATCCAGTGTCACGATCGGGTTCTGGAAGAACGATCCGGCATTGGGATGAACGCGCCAGTCCGGCAGCTTGCTCGTGCGCAAGGCAATCACCCGCTCCATGACGGACTTTGGTGTCAGCTCACCGCCGGCAAGGTCGGATAGCCCCGCAAAATTGAGGTTGGGCTTCCACGCCTTGGGCAGGCACAGACGGACGGTCGTGACCACGAAGCGATCCGGCTCATGCTTGAAGACGCTGTCGCGATAGGCAAAGGCACAATCCTTGCCGTCGAAGAGACGGTCCGCCCCGGTCCGGCAATCATATGCCGTCAGCTCCGCAAAACAATCGGCCAGCTCGGCTCCGTAGGCACCGATATTCTGCACTGGCGCAGCACCGACCGTGCCGGGGATCAGGGCCAGGTTCTCGATCCCGCCAAGACCGTTCTCCACCGTCCAGGCCACGAGGTCGTGCCAGCTCTCGCCGGCCGCAGCTTCGATGAGCGTCGCCTCGTCATCGGTGCTGACGATGCGCTTGCCCTTGGTCGAGATCAGTGCCGTGATGCCGTCGAACTGGGGGGCCAGCACCACATTGCTGCCCCCGCCGAGGACCCGAACAGGCAATCCCATGTTGCTCGCGGTCTCGAACAGGCCGGCCAGCATGCCCGCGTCGCTGATCTCGACGGCAAAGCGCGATTGCGCCCGCAATGCCAACGTGTTGCGGGCGGAAAGATCGAAATCGGGAATCAGCGATACGGGCAGGTGGGTCATTTGCCCCTAGACACCATTGTTGCAGGTCCAGGGGCAAGTGCCAAACGATTGGGGCCGAATTGGAGCGCTCAGCGCCCGCCTTCGATCTTGCGATTGCGCTGCCCGATGCCACCGGTGCCATAGGGGTAGTCCGCCATTTGCGGCGCACTGACCGCGTTGAGCCGCTCCATGTCAGCCTCGCTCAGCACCAGATCGGCGGCGCCGAGATTGTCCTTGAGCTGCTCGGCAGTTCGCGCGCCCAGGATCACCGAGGTCACTGCCGGCCGTGCCGCCGTCCAGGCCAGCGCCACCTGCGCCATGGTCACGTCCTGTGCCTTGGCAATGTCCTCCACGGCCCCGATGATCGCCCAGGTCCGCTCCTGCGCGTTGCGCCCTTCATAGGCTTCCATGCCGCGCTTGGGGTTCTCGCCCAGGCGGGTCGCGCCTTCGGGCATCTGGTCGCGCTTGTATTTGCCCGAGAGCCAGCCGCCACCCAGCGGCGACCAGGGCAGGAGGCCCATTCCCGCATCCTCGCAGGCCGGCACGACTTCGTGCTCGATGTCGCGCACCAGCAGATTATATTGCGGCTGCAGCGTCACCGGCGCGGCATAGCCCTGCGCACGAGCCATCCAGACGGCCTTGGTGATATGCCAGCCGAGAAAATTGGAGAACCCGTAATAGGCGATCTTGCCGGAGCGCACCGCGTCGTCGAGAAACCGCAGGGTTTCTTCCAGCGGGGTCAGCGCGTCCCAGGCATGCATCTGGTAGAGGTCGATCTGCTCGACGCCCAGCCGCTGCAGTGACGCGTCCAGCGCCTCGCCGAGATGCTTGCGCGACAGCCCTAGGTGATTGGGGCCCTGGCCCATGGGAAAACGTCCCTTGGTGGCGATCACCAGATCCCGCAATTTCTTGCCCTTGAGCCAGCGCCCGACGATCTCCTCCGAAAGGCCCGCCGAATAGACGTCCGCCGTATCGAGGAAATTGCCACCCGCTTCGACATATTGGTCCATCAGCACAAAGGACGTGGCCTCATCGGCCTCGTCGCCGAACGTCATCGTGCCCAGGCACAGATTGGAAACGACAGCGCCGGAATTGCCGAGCTTGCGATAGTCCATCTTCTTCCTCCAGAAGTCGGTCAGGCCAGGCCCTGCCGGTGGGGCGGTCTGGACGGCATGACGATTTTCGAATGGCTGCGGCGCGGAAGGCGCCTGCTGCAAGTCTGGCATGTATGGAAGAGCCAGCGCAACCCATTGGATCACGGCCTTTGAGGTCGGGCACGGGGTCCCCGTTGACACCGGCATCGGCCTTCACCATGTTGCGCCCTCTCCAAAGACTGTTGCGGATCGGATCGCCGAATGAAGGTCGTCGTCGTTGAAAGTCCGGCTAAAGCCAAGACAATCAACAAATATTTGGGCAAGGACTACGAGGTCCTGGCCAGCTTCGGTCATATCCGCGATCTGCCGGCCAAGGACGGTTCGGTTCGTCCCGATGAAGATTTTGCCATGTCCTGGGAAGTGGACACGCAATCAAAAAAGCGCATTGCCGACATTGCCGGCGCGCTCAAGGGGGCCGATGGCCTGATCCTCGCCACCGACCCGGATCGCGAAGGCGAGGCTATTTCCTGGCACATTCTCGACGTGCTGCGCGCCAAGAAGGCATTGAAGAAGGATACGCCCGTCCAGCGTGTGGTCTTCAACGCCATTACCAAGGATGCGGTCACCGCAGCCATGGCCAAGCCGCGCGATATCGACATGCCGCTGGTGGACGCCTATCTCGCCCGCCGCGCCCTCGATTATCTCGTCGGCTTCACCCTTTCGCCCATTCTCTGGCGCAAGCTGCCGGGCTCCCGCTCGGCCGGCCGCGTGCAGTCTGTGGCCCTGCGTCTCGTCTCCGAGCGCGAAAGCGAGATCGAGCGCTTCCGGCCCGATGAATACTGGTCCGTAGAAGCCCAGCTGGCCCAGTCGGGCAAGTCCTTTGTCGCCCGCCTCTTCTCGGTCGATGGCAAGAAGACCGACAAGCTCGACGTCAAGACGGGCGAAGACGCCGCCGCGCTCAAGGCTTTGATCGAAGGCGGCCAGTTCAACGTCGCCAATGTCGAGAAGAAGCCGACAAAGCGTAACCCCTACGCGCCCTTTACGACCTCCTCGCTCCAGCAGGATGCCTCCTCGCGCCTCGGCCTTTCGCCCAGCCGTACCATGCAGATCGCTCAGCGCCTCTATGAGGACGGCCTCATCACCTATATGCGAACCGACGCCGTGCAGATGGCCCCCGAGGGCATCGCCATGGCCCGTTCGGTGATCGGCAAATATTTCGGCGCCGAATACCTGCCCGAGAAGGCCCGCATCTACCAGACCAAGGCCAAGAACGCGCAGGAAGCGCACGAGGCCATCCGCCCCACCGACATGTTCAAGCGGCCCGAGAGCCTCAGCCTCGATGCCGACCAGCAAAAGCTCTACGGGCTGATCTGGAAGCGCACTCTGGCCAGCCAGATGGCCTCGGCCGAGATCGATCGCACCAGCGTCGACATCGCCGTCAATGTCCCGGGCCGCGCCGTCGCCTTGCGCGCCACCGGTTCGGTCGTCACTTTCCCGGGTTTCCTCACGCTTTATGGCGTCGAGGCCCGGAGTGATGGCGAGGACGATGACAGCGACAGCCGCGAATTGCCGCCCCTCAAGGTTGGCGACAAGCCGAGCCTTGAGAAGGTCGAGATCGAACAGCATTTCACCCAGCCGCCCGGCCGCTATACCGAAGCCAGCCTGATCAAGAAGATGGAAGAGCTCGGCATCGGCCGGCCGTCCACCTATGCGGCCACGCTGACCACTCTCAAGGACCGCAATTATGTGCGCCTTGAGGGTAAGGCTCTGCATCCCGAGGATCGCGGCCGCATCGTCACCGCCTTCCTCGAAAGCTTCTTCACCCGCTATGTCGAATACGGCTTCACTGCCGGCCTTGAAGAGCAACTGGACCATGTTTCGGCCGGCGAACTCGACTACAAGGTGCTGCTGCGCGACTTCTGGAAGGATTTCACCGCCGCCACCGAGGAGATCAAGGACCTGCGCGTCTCCGAAGTGCTGGACGCGCTCAACGATCTGTTGGCCGATCACATCTTCCCGGCCAAGGAAGATGGCTCGGACCCACGCAAGTGCCCCACTTGCGGCACCGGCACCCTGTCGCTGAAACTGGGCAAGTTCGGCGCTTTTATCGGTTGCTCGAACTACCCCGAATGCAAGCACACCATGCAGCTGTCCGATGCGGCCTCCGGCCAGTCCTCGGATGCGGCTGCCGGTGACGGCGTCCTCGGCACCGATCCGGAATCGGGCGAGGAAGTGCACCTCAAGACCGGTCGCTTCGGCCCCTATGTACAGCTCGGCGACGGCAAGGAGCCCAAGCGCTCCTCGCTGCCCAAGGGCTGGGAACCGGCCGCACTGACGCTGGAAAAAGCGCTGCAATTGCTGTCGCTGCCGCGCGA
This region includes:
- the plsY gene encoding glycerol-3-phosphate 1-O-acyltransferase PlsY codes for the protein MPVEFLSLLLALVLGYLSGSIPFGLILTRAAGLGDIRKIGSGNIGATNVLRTGNRKVAAATLVLDALKAVVPILLARYFWGEDAARLAALGAFLGHCFPVWLGFKGGKGVAVMIGSLLALAWPVGLIFCAVWLLIAFARKMSSLAALTAAATAPIFAYVLGSERLAIVVLGLALLLFFQHRENIARLLKGTEPTIGGSKKAG
- the dprA gene encoding DNA-processing protein DprA, with the protein product MPGRGTTTLTPAQRLAWLRLVRTDNVGPVTFRQLLNRFGSAEEAIAALPDLSKRAGRPLNVISQARAEDEIAGLSRYGARLVAQGEPDYPSHLNYISGAPPLITMAGGERLDWQRSIGIVGARTASSAGVKMTRILATDLGAKGYVVVSGLARGIDTAAHRAALETGTIAVLAGGFDRIYPDENIPLAHDILDNGGALLTEMPLGWEPRARDFPRRNRLVSGLSLGIVVVEAAKRSGSLITARLALEQNREVFAVPGSPLDPRAEGGNALIQQGARLITCAEDIIEGLGNADPSRTALFDPEWRPPEALMADAAPLAETDKARVLEALSTTPVEVDELLAQTGIAPTAMQIVLLELDLAGQIEWSSGQLVGLRHT
- the murB gene encoding UDP-N-acetylmuramate dehydrogenase yields the protein MTHLPVSLIPDFDLSARNTLALRAQSRFAVEISDAGMLAGLFETASNMGLPVRVLGGGSNVVLAPQFDGITALISTKGKRIVSTDDEATLIEAAAGESWHDLVAWTVENGLGGIENLALIPGTVGAAPVQNIGAYGAELADCFAELTAYDCRTGADRLFDGKDCAFAYRDSVFKHEPDRFVVTTVRLCLPKAWKPNLNFAGLSDLAGGELTPKSVMERVIALRTSKLPDWRVHPNAGSFFQNPIVTLDAAQRVLAETPTAPNYPQADGRTKLSAGWLIEQSGLKGFRMGPVGMSDRHALVVVNHGGGQQADVAALAAYVKDSVRARFGVSLHEEPVFL
- a CDS encoding aldo/keto reductase, with product MDYRKLGNSGAVVSNLCLGTMTFGDEADEATSFVLMDQYVEAGGNFLDTADVYSAGLSEEIVGRWLKGKKLRDLVIATKGRFPMGQGPNHLGLSRKHLGEALDASLQRLGVEQIDLYQMHAWDALTPLEETLRFLDDAVRSGKIAYYGFSNFLGWHITKAVWMARAQGYAAPVTLQPQYNLLVRDIEHEVVPACEDAGMGLLPWSPLGGGWLSGKYKRDQMPEGATRLGENPKRGMEAYEGRNAQERTWAIIGAVEDIAKAQDVTMAQVALAWTAARPAVTSVILGARTAEQLKDNLGAADLVLSEADMERLNAVSAPQMADYPYGTGGIGQRNRKIEGGR
- the topA gene encoding type I DNA topoisomerase, producing the protein MKVVVVESPAKAKTINKYLGKDYEVLASFGHIRDLPAKDGSVRPDEDFAMSWEVDTQSKKRIADIAGALKGADGLILATDPDREGEAISWHILDVLRAKKALKKDTPVQRVVFNAITKDAVTAAMAKPRDIDMPLVDAYLARRALDYLVGFTLSPILWRKLPGSRSAGRVQSVALRLVSERESEIERFRPDEYWSVEAQLAQSGKSFVARLFSVDGKKTDKLDVKTGEDAAALKALIEGGQFNVANVEKKPTKRNPYAPFTTSSLQQDASSRLGLSPSRTMQIAQRLYEDGLITYMRTDAVQMAPEGIAMARSVIGKYFGAEYLPEKARIYQTKAKNAQEAHEAIRPTDMFKRPESLSLDADQQKLYGLIWKRTLASQMASAEIDRTSVDIAVNVPGRAVALRATGSVVTFPGFLTLYGVEARSDGEDDDSDSRELPPLKVGDKPSLEKVEIEQHFTQPPGRYTEASLIKKMEELGIGRPSTYAATLTTLKDRNYVRLEGKALHPEDRGRIVTAFLESFFTRYVEYGFTAGLEEQLDHVSAGELDYKVLLRDFWKDFTAATEEIKDLRVSEVLDALNDLLADHIFPAKEDGSDPRKCPTCGTGTLSLKLGKFGAFIGCSNYPECKHTMQLSDAASGQSSDAAAGDGVLGTDPESGEEVHLKTGRFGPYVQLGDGKEPKRSSLPKGWEPAALTLEKALQLLSLPREVGLHPETGLPISAGLGRYGPFILHDGKYANLPDVEEVFTVGINRAVDLIAQKAAGGGRGGRGAAVAAIQTFEHDGGPITVRAGRYGPYVNQGKVNATLPKDVKPEEVTLEQAIAMIAAKAEAGGGKKKAAAPKKAAAKKPAAKKTPAKKAAPKKAAAKKIVDSEDVPF